The following are encoded together in the Leptidea sinapis chromosome 29, ilLepSina1.1, whole genome shotgun sequence genome:
- the LOC126973312 gene encoding uncharacterized protein LOC126973312 isoform X1, with amino-acid sequence MALFTKQDFSPPALSRKWLSIKCRPNMLVYSQENVVTILESGLLFREDSVEVEQETLGSEAWKMPGSLGGWFTSGERNAAVVAVATCFLLAPPRNVSRWTLARLASLSLIPVAIRAAHRSRCRGNLRQLVAVMRDYMTLVRRATACCREYAAIHTHLESVASVLESTHTMLCRQQQDLLMLMSRATSALLGNVPWIRGDIAIDCDMDSLLKIHHAFLVVQSSLLKYIALAHHIPSKAQKLYKNHNERIFWIHNTLIQHLIIEFKSNQEPLERMYRLLKNYATKDNGDMKRPGKSIKDNWLYSEIHTGVARTCLELKLALNKSNGLDAFLDLCAVNKQELELEVLNKDIDEIIDFITKSLSTMQCAQMRLKKLQNKFHQEEPKDAKMVEEIEDSSVLKIEQREPETRDEVFYLIRTDDDDAAQPVADVLTGPGQNERETTKIVLNELKRKLVKREDLMRERERQALAKTMPELKNIPEFPRQISLAEYADRKGFLSKIRPVTKKKKRLKNNKPFNKNKRCKLNICKYDDENSIKDEIYEASANRNVKSKLLTVVKTENGFIVNKWVKNPMVKENVNGKDDDLDSSELSRGGSDVESDAQSLNVRNPENSQNAPRNYKFNKGDLNLSSSESDFDIQNNELLDDVRRYRAVRKKNFPAKRASIDNVDESLRPIEYRFGTGMAMASVLQLNSNARIDRMAPEEVFIGDGEVSEDSGNDEDA; translated from the exons ATGGCGTTGTTTACGAAACAGGATTTCTCTCCGCCAGCCCTGTCAAGGAAGTGGCTGTCAATCAAATGTAGACCTAATATG cTGGTCTACAGTCAGGAAAACGTGGTAACAATATTGGAGAGTGGGCTTCTCTTCCGCGAGGACAGTGTTGAGGTGGAGCAGGAGACTTTGGGTTCTGAAGCCTGGAAGATGCCTGGATCTTTGGGTGGATGGTTCACGTCTGGCGAGCGTAACGCTGCTGTCGTTGCTGTAGCGACATGTTTTCTTCTGGCACCACCAAGGAA CGTCAGCAGATGGACTTTGGCACGTCTGGCGTCACTCAGCCTGATCCCAGTGGCAATCCGCGCGGCGCATCGGTCGCGGTGTCGCGGCAACTTGCGACAATTGGTCGCAGTGATGCGCGACTATATGACGCTGGTGCGACGCGCGACGGCCTGTTGTCGGGAATACGCCGCGATACACACACACCT AGAATCAGTTGCTTCAGTACTGGAGTCGACGCACACAATGCTTTGCCGACAGCAGCAGGATTTGCTGATGCTGATGTCCAGAGCGACGTCGGCGTTGTTGGGAAATGTGCCCTGGATCCGGGGAGACATTGCCATCGACTGTGATATGGATTCGCTATTG AAAATCCACCACGCCTTTTTGGTAGTCCAGTCATCCCTTCTAAAATATATCGCTTTGGCTCACCATATACCAAGCAAAGCCCAGAAACTCTACAAGAACCATAACGAAAGAATATTCTGGATTCATAACACTCTGATACAGCACCTCATTATTGAATTCAAAAGTAACCAGGAACCTTTAGAACGGATGTATAGATTACTAAAAAACTACGCCACAAAGGATAATGGAGATATGAAAAGACCGGGTAAATCCATAAAAGACAATTGGCTGTACTCCGAAATTCATACAGGAGTTGCTAGAACGTGCTTAGAACTCAAATTAGCCTTGAACAAATCTAACGGTCTCGATGCATTTCTAGATTTATGTGCTGTAAATAAACAGGAGTTAGAACTAGAAGTATTGAACAAAGATATTGatgaaataattgattttataacCAAATCTTTGAGTACAATGCAATGCGCTCAAATGCGATTGAAAAAGTTGcaaaataaatttcatcaagAAGAACCAAAAGATGCTAAAATGGTCGAAGAGATTGAGGATTCTTCagttttgaaaatagaacaaagAGAACCAGAGACAAGAGATgaggtgttttatttaattagaaccgatgatgatgatgctgCACAACCAGTTGCTGATGTATTGACTGGGCCTGGCCAGAATGAAAGGGAAACAacgaaaattgttttaaatgaaCTAAAACGGAAACTGGTGAAAAGAGAGGACCTGATGCGGGAGAGAGAGAGGCAAGCTTTAGCGAAAACAATGCCCGAGCTGAAAAACATACCAGAGTTTCCGAGACAGATTAGTCTGGCCGAATATGCTGATAGAAAAGGTTTTTTATCCAAAATCAGGCCGgttacaaaaaagaaaaaacggtTGAAGAATAATAAACcctttaataagaataaaagatgTAAGTTAAACATATGTAAATATGACGATGAAAATAGTATTAAAGACGAGATTTATGAAGCAAGTGCTAATCGGAATGTAAAAAGTAAACTTTTAACTGTAGTAAAAACTGAAAATGgctttattgtaaataaatgggTAAAGAATCCTATGGTTAAGGAAAATGTTAATGGTAAAGATGATGACTTGGACTCAAGTGAGCTTTCTAGAGGGGGGAGTGACGTCGAATCTGACGCGCAAAGTTTGAATGTGAGAAATCCTGAAAACAGCCAAAACGCACctagaaattataaatttaacaaaggCGATTTAAATCTGTCGTCTTCGGAGAGCGATTTCGACATTCAAAACAACGAATTACTCGATGACGTGAGGCGGTACAGAGCTGTCAGAAAGAAGAACTTTCCCGCCAAACGGGCGTCCATAGATAATGTCGATGAAAGTTTGAGGCCCATAGAGTATAGATTCGGAACGGGAATGGCTATGGCATCAGTGTTGCAGCTTAACAGTAACGCTCGAATAGATCGTATGGCGCCCGAAGAGGTTTTTATTGGTGATGGAGAGGTGTCTGAAGATAGTGGTAATGACGAGGATGcgtaa
- the LOC126973312 gene encoding uncharacterized protein LOC126973312 isoform X2: MLCRQQQDLLMLMSRATSALLGNVPWIRGDIAIDCDMDSLLKIHHAFLVVQSSLLKYIALAHHIPSKAQKLYKNHNERIFWIHNTLIQHLIIEFKSNQEPLERMYRLLKNYATKDNGDMKRPGKSIKDNWLYSEIHTGVARTCLELKLALNKSNGLDAFLDLCAVNKQELELEVLNKDIDEIIDFITKSLSTMQCAQMRLKKLQNKFHQEEPKDAKMVEEIEDSSVLKIEQREPETRDEVFYLIRTDDDDAAQPVADVLTGPGQNERETTKIVLNELKRKLVKREDLMRERERQALAKTMPELKNIPEFPRQISLAEYADRKGFLSKIRPVTKKKKRLKNNKPFNKNKRCKLNICKYDDENSIKDEIYEASANRNVKSKLLTVVKTENGFIVNKWVKNPMVKENVNGKDDDLDSSELSRGGSDVESDAQSLNVRNPENSQNAPRNYKFNKGDLNLSSSESDFDIQNNELLDDVRRYRAVRKKNFPAKRASIDNVDESLRPIEYRFGTGMAMASVLQLNSNARIDRMAPEEVFIGDGEVSEDSGNDEDA; encoded by the exons ATGCTTTGCCGACAGCAGCAGGATTTGCTGATGCTGATGTCCAGAGCGACGTCGGCGTTGTTGGGAAATGTGCCCTGGATCCGGGGAGACATTGCCATCGACTGTGATATGGATTCGCTATTG AAAATCCACCACGCCTTTTTGGTAGTCCAGTCATCCCTTCTAAAATATATCGCTTTGGCTCACCATATACCAAGCAAAGCCCAGAAACTCTACAAGAACCATAACGAAAGAATATTCTGGATTCATAACACTCTGATACAGCACCTCATTATTGAATTCAAAAGTAACCAGGAACCTTTAGAACGGATGTATAGATTACTAAAAAACTACGCCACAAAGGATAATGGAGATATGAAAAGACCGGGTAAATCCATAAAAGACAATTGGCTGTACTCCGAAATTCATACAGGAGTTGCTAGAACGTGCTTAGAACTCAAATTAGCCTTGAACAAATCTAACGGTCTCGATGCATTTCTAGATTTATGTGCTGTAAATAAACAGGAGTTAGAACTAGAAGTATTGAACAAAGATATTGatgaaataattgattttataacCAAATCTTTGAGTACAATGCAATGCGCTCAAATGCGATTGAAAAAGTTGcaaaataaatttcatcaagAAGAACCAAAAGATGCTAAAATGGTCGAAGAGATTGAGGATTCTTCagttttgaaaatagaacaaagAGAACCAGAGACAAGAGATgaggtgttttatttaattagaaccgatgatgatgatgctgCACAACCAGTTGCTGATGTATTGACTGGGCCTGGCCAGAATGAAAGGGAAACAacgaaaattgttttaaatgaaCTAAAACGGAAACTGGTGAAAAGAGAGGACCTGATGCGGGAGAGAGAGAGGCAAGCTTTAGCGAAAACAATGCCCGAGCTGAAAAACATACCAGAGTTTCCGAGACAGATTAGTCTGGCCGAATATGCTGATAGAAAAGGTTTTTTATCCAAAATCAGGCCGgttacaaaaaagaaaaaacggtTGAAGAATAATAAACcctttaataagaataaaagatgTAAGTTAAACATATGTAAATATGACGATGAAAATAGTATTAAAGACGAGATTTATGAAGCAAGTGCTAATCGGAATGTAAAAAGTAAACTTTTAACTGTAGTAAAAACTGAAAATGgctttattgtaaataaatgggTAAAGAATCCTATGGTTAAGGAAAATGTTAATGGTAAAGATGATGACTTGGACTCAAGTGAGCTTTCTAGAGGGGGGAGTGACGTCGAATCTGACGCGCAAAGTTTGAATGTGAGAAATCCTGAAAACAGCCAAAACGCACctagaaattataaatttaacaaaggCGATTTAAATCTGTCGTCTTCGGAGAGCGATTTCGACATTCAAAACAACGAATTACTCGATGACGTGAGGCGGTACAGAGCTGTCAGAAAGAAGAACTTTCCCGCCAAACGGGCGTCCATAGATAATGTCGATGAAAGTTTGAGGCCCATAGAGTATAGATTCGGAACGGGAATGGCTATGGCATCAGTGTTGCAGCTTAACAGTAACGCTCGAATAGATCGTATGGCGCCCGAAGAGGTTTTTATTGGTGATGGAGAGGTGTCTGAAGATAGTGGTAATGACGAGGATGcgtaa